The Flavobacteriales bacterium genome contains the following window.
CACCGAAAACGGTGCCGTCGTTCACGATCAGCGCCTGCCCATGGTCGATGCGGAAGCCCGGACCGATGCGCGTCTTCCAAGGCAGTTCGATGCACAGGAACCACTCCACCGTGACCCGGTAAGCCAGGAAGAGCGGGAGGAAGAGGATGAACGTGAGCGTGTTCTGCCGCAACAGGTGCAGCGTGCGGAACCACAGCATCACCAGCTTTCCTTTCGGGTTGCGTGCGTTCGCGTTCCAGTCCTGCGCGATGTTCCAAACGCTGGCGGCCATGATCATGCTGGGGTTGAAACGGAACGATTGAAGAAGAGCTTCAGTTGCTTGGGAACGTGCAGCGCCACCGTGACCAGTTGCGCCAACAACGAGGGCAGGGTGCCCATGCCGACGGCCTCGCTCAGCTTCTTCCGCTCGTCCAGGGACTTCGAAAGCGGTATCGTCATGCTGGCACCGCCCGCGCTGAAATTGGCCAATGCTCCGGGCAGGTAGAGGAAGCCATCCTTGTCTTCCATCCAGGCGCGCAAGGTCCAGTGATGGTCCCCGCCGATCTTCAGGTCGGTGCGGAAAGGTCTATCGATGTAGAACGACCGGCGCACGAAAAAACTCGGGTGATTGAGCACCATCTCCCAGTACTTGAGCAGGAAGCCGTTCCGCTTGGCGAACTTCATCTTCTTGCCGCCTCCTTCGTAGTGGATCCAGATGTCGCCGTGCACCACGTTCACTTGGGGCTTGTTGCGTACCGCTTCCACCATGCGTTTCACCACACCGGGTTCGTACCAGTCGTCCGCATTGATGAGCGCGACCCATTCGCCGGAGCAGAGTGAAACGCCCTTGTTCATGGCGTCGTAGATGCCCTTGTCCCGCTCGCTCACCCAGAAGTCGAGCCGATCGCCGTAACGCCTGATGAGGTCCACCGTTCCGTCCTTGCTGCCCCCGTCAACGATGATGTACTCGATGTTCGGATAGTCCTGGGCGAGCACACTATCGATGGTCCTTTGCAGGGTGGTTTCCCCGTTGTACACCACGGTGACGATGCTCACCAGCGGCAGTTCGGCCGAGCCCTGCTTGCGTTCTCCTTTGGTGCGCTTTCCTCCGTTCATGGTGTCCTGTTCACGAGCTCGCCGTTCAGCAAGCGGTCGGGCCGCGTCACGTATCGTTTGTCCACCGCCAAGTAGGCGAGCATGGTCATGAAGACCACATAACCGATGAACACGCCGTGCACGAATATGTCGATCTGGTACACGAAGAGGATGTAGATCATGGCGGCATAGAGCGGTGCCTCGCTGAACCCGCCGATGTACCGATCCCGATAGGACTTGTAGGCCGTCCACATGAGCCAGTAGAAGAGGATGAGCGCCAGCACGCCCTGACTGGTGAGGACCTCGAGAAAGGTGCTGTGCATGTGCAGGTTGTATGCGTCTTCTTCGCCCCACAACCGAGCCACTTCATCGAGCATTCCGATCTTGAAGTGGCCGTGGTAACCCAGACCTTGCCAGAACCCGCGGCGATCGCTGACCACCCAGTCCCACACAGCCTCCCAGATGTAGGTGCGGCCGTTGAAGGAGGTCACGTCCTCCTTGTTCACCCGGCCCAGAATGCTGGCGAAGAGCGGCAAGCTGAGCACGGCATAGATGAGCAGCGCGAAGCTCATCATGATGGGCATGGTGAAGAGGGACACCACGTAGACGCGCGCCACCTTCATCACCTTGAACAGGAACAAGGCCGTGAAGACGAGGAAGACCATGAACGAGAGCCGGCTGTTGATGCTCAGCATCGCGGCCAGATTCACCAGGTAGAGCCCGCCGTAGCTGAAGAAGCGCAGCGGCCGTGTGGAGAACTCTGCGGGTTTGATGCGGAACAGGAGCATCATGTTCACCAACGCGACCAGGTGCGACCCGTCGTAGATCCCGGTGGCGAACGGCAGGCTTACACGTCCCGGGAAACTGTGCATGAGGTTGTGCATGCCCGCTCCGTACCCCAGGTAGTTGATGATGAGCAGACCGAGCAAGCTCTTGAGCAGCAGGTCCGGAAAATCGAAGTCTTCCGCTTCCCGGTTGTAGATCATCACGATGACAGCCGCCGGGAACGGCACGAGTGTGAGCACCGTTTGTCCGATGGTATTGGGAAGACCCAGCAGCGGCACCCGATGCACGAGCAAACCCACCCAGTACATGAACACAAGCGTGCCGATGTACAACATCGTCAACCAGAACACACGGTTGGTCATGGGCACGAAGACGCGCTGGTACAAACGATCCACGGCCCAGATGAGGATGATGAGCAAATAGCCCATGGACGCGCTCAAGTAGCCCACCGTGGGGCTCTTCTTCACGATCAACCAACACCCGATGCCATAAACCGGCAGGGCGATGAGGAAGAGGAAGTTGATGAGCTTGCGCTTGCTGATCACGGCGAATGGTCGGCGCCAAGGTATCCGCACCCGCCGCTGTGGGGCCGGGGCCGTGCCGGGGTTGTCAATTGCCCGTTGTCAGTTGATGCCCAACTTCCGTTGGATCTTGCCAAGGAACGGAGTGATCGCTTGGTCCACCTCCTTGGGCAACGCCTGCTTGATGCGGTTCTTGAAGCGCCGCAGCATGCTCGGCTCGATGTACTTCTCGAAGTATTCCAGGTCGCGTTCCTTGTCCACCACCATGAAGGTCGGATGCTTCAGGGGGAAAACCATATCGCCTGCAGCATCCTTGTTGCGCGGGTCCAGGTAGCTGCCCGTGTGCGTGCTGCCCGCACCGAATCCGATGTTGCGGATCAGGTTCACCGTGGGAATGATGTTCACGCCACCATTGGCGATGCGGCCATAATCCAATTGGAAGTCCCAACTGTGGATGCGGCCGTCCCAGCTCTTCTCCAACAATTCAATACCCTCGCGAGCTTCGGCCTTGCTGAGGAAGTGGCCATTGAGAAGGCCGCCGTCCCTGAGAGCAGGCCAGTCCTGCATGTGCAGATCGTACTTCTTCCACATGCGGCGCCAGCTGGCCCAGCCCCAATAGGCGCCGTAGCCATGCGCGCTGTAGTAGTAGCTCTCGCCATTGCGCGCGGGCCATTCGGGCATGAGATTGTTGCCCATGATGATCCACACGCGCTCATCGTGGCGGTAACGCTCCAAAAGATCCTGCGCGAACCAGAACCACGATGGCATCGGCTTGCAATCGTCCTCCAGGATAATGCCTTCCTCCTCGTGCTCGAAGAACCAACTGATGGCGGCAGGCGGACCGAACTTCACGGTCTGGTTCACCTCGCTGAAGCGGGTCTTCAGTTCGCAGGGCCAATCCACGAGCTTCACCAGGTCGCGCACCTTCTGCACGTCCACGGCTTCCTTGTCGTTGCGCGCACCGTCGCTGGCGAAGTAGAGCCGTGGTGGCCGGGCAGCGCGTATGGCCTCCATCACGGCCTTGCTCTCCTCGAACCGCTTGAAGGCGATGAAGAGCACAGGCGTGCGCAACGGGGCCGGTGGCGTGAAAGCGCTCATGTACGCGGGCCTTGCGTGAAGGTATTGGTGACGTTGTGCAAACGGTACAGGTCAAAATAGCGCAGCATCCCGATCGCGTGGTCGGCCACTTCGCCGGGCGAGGCGAACTCGCCGACGAAACGGTAAAGGAAGAGCTGCATGCGGTCGGCCCATCTTACGCTGATGTCCTGCACGATGTTGCCCTGCCGGTCACTGGGCAGGATCTCGATGCACCCGGCGGCAAAAGCGGTTGGCAGCAGCATGTTGCTACCGTGCACGCCCACCACCAGCTGGCTCTTGGCGTAGGCGCGGCACCACGCCAGTTCCACGTCCTTGCTCATGCTGGTGGTGCGCAGGTCTTCGGCCAAACTTCCGTAGCCCCCACTAGGCGCCAGGCCCACCACGTTGAAGGTGCAGGCGGGGAACTCCTTCTTGATCGCCCGCATGCTGCTGCGGATGAGCCGATCCTGCGCCCCGCTCCACACTTTGCGAGCAAAGCCCAGCAAACCCACCGCACCGAGCGTTCGGAAGAGGAATTTGTCCACCATGTTCGGGAACCAAAGCCGGTCCTGTCTTGCCACGAACGTGATGTGCGGCGGCCGTGTGCTGAACTCCTCCAGCTTGAACGGTGCGATGCCTGTATAGCGTTCGATGTCAATGCGCGTGAAGTCCGGGTGGGCCCAGCCCCGGCCCATGTTCACCTCAGCGTACTCGGCCAAACGTTCCCGCACGAACGCGTTGATGGCGTTGTGCCAAACCTGGCCCTGGCCGAGCTTCACATCAACGATCCAAACCTCGGCGCAACCCTTCGGCTCCAACCATGCGAACATGCGTGGCAGGATGACCACTACGCCGTGATCGGGATAGTTGTCGATGTAATGCTGCGCGCTGTAGAGCTTCAGCAGAACGTGCCCATAGAGAAAGTCGATCGTATCGAGCAGGATGATCCTATTGCAGGCCCGGTTCACCTTGCGCTCGATCTTCACGGGAGCATCGCTGCGGTTGCTGAACGCCTTCAGCAGCGGGTCCATCAACCAGTTCTCGGCTCCGTTGCGGTCCAGCAACGAGCCATCGTTCTTGGCAATGCTCACCGCATGATCCACTGCGAAGCCCACAGGCAGGTCGCGCACGAACGCGGTTCCGCAACTGGTACAGGTGTAGTCGCCCAGAACATGTGCGCCGGGGAAGAGCACGCCTTGGGCGGAAACGGACCCCGCCTTGCACTTCGGGCAGGCGAAGTCGCTGAACAAAGCCGGCTTCACCGGCACCAGGTCGCGGTCGGTGATGCGTGTCATGTGGCGCGGTGGAACTTCCAGAAGCTGAACATCGCTTTCATCATCCAACCGAAGTTGGCGCGGGTGTCCTTGAAGAGGAGGTCCATGAGCATGAGGCTTACCGTGAAAGAGATCACCGACGCCCATATGGAGCCGAAGGAGCCCATGGTCGGGATGAGGAGGTAGTTGATCGCGATGTTCAACGACGCTCCGACCACGGCGGTTATCAGCGAATACTTGAACAAGCTCTCATTCGTGATGAAGCTGGCCTTTCCCATGCCCATGTTCGTAAAGAGCAAGCGGATACTGAACCAGCCCAAGAGCACACCGGCGGGCTCGAACTCCGGACCGAAAAAGAGGACGATGACGGGGCGTGCCAAGAAGAACAACGGGACAGCGGTGACGACGAACATCAGGAACATAAGGCGATATTGGTTCAGCAACCGGTCCTCGTACTTCTCACGGCTTTCGAGCTTCGCCCGTGTGATCGCAGGGGCCAGGCTCTTCTGCACGATAACGGGCAAGAAACCGAGGGCCTCGATCATCTTGAGCGCTACGCTGTACTGGCCGACTTCCTTGAAGGCTGCGGCCTGGCCTTTGGTGCGTGTCAGGATGTCGCCGATCATCACCTGGTCGATCTTGGCTTGCACGTATAGCGCAATGCCGAAGATGATCAATGGCCAGCTCTGTTGAAGCAACTCCTTCAGCAGGTCCTTGCTGTACTTCCAGGTGCGCCAAGTGGCCCCGCTCCTCTCGTAGGCCCAGAGGTAACCGCCGCTCATCACCAGCATTTCAACCACGTAGCTCCATGCGAACCAGGACAATGGCGCTTCGATACCGATCAGGAAGAACTTGTATCCGGCACTGATCAAAGCCTGGGCAATGAGGACGATACTGCTCGTCTTCGCCTGCACCTGTGCTTGGAACCAGTATTCAACGACCACGAAGGGCTTCAGCAGCTCAGCAACGGCGATGATCGCGACCAAGATGAGGGTCTCGCCATCCATGCCCTTCAACAAGCCAACCGCAGTGGTGAGGACAACCAACAGCAATGCCCCGAACAACTTGAGCATCGCCGCTGTACCAAGAATGTCGTCCCTTCTTTCGGGCTTGCGGACCAGATCGCGGACAACGATCTCATCAAGGCCCATGCTCGTCAACGCGAAGAACAACCCCACATAACCACTGGCATAGCTCAGTTGGCCAAAGAGCTGGTCGCCCAAATAGCGCGTGGTGAAAATGGTGGTCACCATCACCACGCCCAACCGCACCACCTTCTCCACGAACATCCATGAGGTGTTCGCGAGGTACTTGCGCGCGCCTTCGCTCTTGAGCATCAAGGGCGCCGCTTACTTGACGTAGTAGCCGTATCCGCTCGTGCCGCTCTTGTCCACATCGTTGAACAGCAGGTCGATGCGGCCCAGTTTGCCCGCAGCGTACATCTCGTTCACCAAGCGCAGGTCCTTGCGGTGGGTCTTGCCCTGGCGCACGACGTACAGCGTTACATCGATGTGGCGCGTGAGGATGACGAACTCGCTCACCAAGCCCATCGGGCTGGCGTCCACGATCACTTGGTCGTAGCGGTTGCGCAACTGCTTGAACAGATCGGCCATGTGCGCGCTCTCCACCAGCTCCAGCGGATTCGGCGGTATGGGACCGGCCGTGATCACATCCAGCCCGTTGATGTCGGTGCGGCGGATGATGTGATCGAGCGCGGTTTCACCAATCAAGTAGTTGCTCAGGCCATGGCCGTCCTGCAGTTCCAACGACTCCTGCACGCGCGGACGGCGCATGTCGGCATCGATGATGATGGTGCGCTTGCCGCTGAGGGCCATCACCGTGGCCAGGTTCAGTGCGCAGAAGGTCTTGCCCTCGCCGCTGCTGCTGCTGGTGAAACCCACGACCTGTCTCGCGGCATCCGCGTTCAGGTACTGCAGGTTGATGCGGGCCGTGCGGAAGGCCTCCGCCAGCAAGCTCTTCGGCTCGTCCGGAGTGATGCGCTTGCGCTTGCTCTCCGGGATGGTGGCCAGCAGAGGGATCGGGCTGAGGCGTTTCAGTTCATCCTGGTCGCCGATGGTGTCGTTGAGGAAATCACGCACAAGAACAAATCCTATGGGGATGAGCAGCCCCAGCAACAGCGCACCACCGAAGAGCGTCTTCTTGTCCGGCGCCACGGGCCCACCGACGGCAGCACGTGCATAGTCCACTACGGTCTTGTCCACCTGATCGGAGTTGATGGCGATGCGCGCTTCGAACATCTTTTCCATCAAATAGTTGTTGATGCTCTCGTTGAGCTTGTACTTGCTGCGCTCGGCCTCGGCTTCAGCCGCCGCTCCTGGTCGCGAGTAGATGGTACCGCGCACACTGGACAATTGCCCGGAAACACTGTTCTTCTCGAACTGCATGCGAGCCAACAGGTTGTTCGCACTGCCAACGATCTGCTCGCGGATGTTGCGGACCTTGCGCTTGAGCGCGATCGTGGGAGGTGCGGTGCCCGTTTTGTCGACGGCCAGCTTCTGTACCAGGTCCGTGACGTCCCGGTTGTACTGCTCGATGAGCGACGCGAAACTGGCGTCATCCACGTCGGCCGATGAAGCCACGTTGTTCGCATCAGGATTGCTCATCGTGGAGACGATCCTGTTGAGGTAGTCGATCTGGATGTTGATCCTGTTCAACCGGTTCTCAAGATCGGCCTTCTGACCCACGAGGGCTGTCAGCAAAGCATCGCTGCTGCCCGTCCCGCCAGCCGCCGTCTCTGCATTGACCATGGCGCTCTTGGCAGCATCCAACTGTGCACTGCTGGCATCCAATTGCTTCTCAATGAACTTCACCGTCCGCTCTCCCTTGAAGTTCTGCTTGTCCTGCTCATGCTTGATGTAGGTGGCCATGAGCGAATTGAGGAAGTCCTTCTCCTTGGTGATCGCTTCCCCCACGATGCTGAGCACGACGATGTTGCTCTTCTCGCCCATGCTCTCGGTGCCCAGTCGTTGTCCGTAGCTGTCCACCAGGCCTTCCAGCGAGTTGATGAAGAAGAAGTAGTCGGCTTTGGGATCGTACGGGTAATTCTCAGCGAACGTGATGCGGAAAGCGAGGTTGTCCTCCTTTAC
Protein-coding sequences here:
- a CDS encoding nucleotide-diphospho-sugar transferase; the protein is MSAFTPPAPLRTPVLFIAFKRFEESKAVMEAIRAARPPRLYFASDGARNDKEAVDVQKVRDLVKLVDWPCELKTRFSEVNQTVKFGPPAAISWFFEHEEEGIILEDDCKPMPSWFWFAQDLLERYRHDERVWIIMGNNLMPEWPARNGESYYYSAHGYGAYWGWASWRRMWKKYDLHMQDWPALRDGGLLNGHFLSKAEAREGIELLEKSWDGRIHSWDFQLDYGRIANGGVNIIPTVNLIRNIGFGAGSTHTGSYLDPRNKDAAGDMVFPLKHPTFMVVDKERDLEYFEKYIEPSMLRRFKNRIKQALPKEVDQAITPFLGKIQRKLGIN
- a CDS encoding glycosyltransferase, giving the protein MNGGKRTKGERKQGSAELPLVSIVTVVYNGETTLQRTIDSVLAQDYPNIEYIIVDGGSKDGTVDLIRRYGDRLDFWVSERDKGIYDAMNKGVSLCSGEWVALINADDWYEPGVVKRMVEAVRNKPQVNVVHGDIWIHYEGGGKKMKFAKRNGFLLKYWEMVLNHPSFFVRRSFYIDRPFRTDLKIGGDHHWTLRAWMEDKDGFLYLPGALANFSAGGASMTIPLSKSLDERKKLSEAVGMGTLPSLLAQLVTVALHVPKQLKLFFNRSVSTPA
- a CDS encoding O-antigen ligase family protein — translated: MISKRKLINFLFLIALPVYGIGCWLIVKKSPTVGYLSASMGYLLIILIWAVDRLYQRVFVPMTNRVFWLTMLYIGTLVFMYWVGLLVHRVPLLGLPNTIGQTVLTLVPFPAAVIVMIYNREAEDFDFPDLLLKSLLGLLIINYLGYGAGMHNLMHSFPGRVSLPFATGIYDGSHLVALVNMMLLFRIKPAEFSTRPLRFFSYGGLYLVNLAAMLSINSRLSFMVFLVFTALFLFKVMKVARVYVVSLFTMPIMMSFALLIYAVLSLPLFASILGRVNKEDVTSFNGRTYIWEAVWDWVVSDRRGFWQGLGYHGHFKIGMLDEVARLWGEEDAYNLHMHSTFLEVLTSQGVLALILFYWLMWTAYKSYRDRYIGGFSEAPLYAAMIYILFVYQIDIFVHGVFIGYVVFMTMLAYLAVDKRYVTRPDRLLNGELVNRTP
- a CDS encoding flippase, with the translated sequence MLKSEGARKYLANTSWMFVEKVVRLGVVMVTTIFTTRYLGDQLFGQLSYASGYVGLFFALTSMGLDEIVVRDLVRKPERRDDILGTAAMLKLFGALLLVVLTTAVGLLKGMDGETLILVAIIAVAELLKPFVVVEYWFQAQVQAKTSSIVLIAQALISAGYKFFLIGIEAPLSWFAWSYVVEMLVMSGGYLWAYERSGATWRTWKYSKDLLKELLQQSWPLIIFGIALYVQAKIDQVMIGDILTRTKGQAAAFKEVGQYSVALKMIEALGFLPVIVQKSLAPAITRAKLESREKYEDRLLNQYRLMFLMFVVTAVPLFFLARPVIVLFFGPEFEPAGVLLGWFSIRLLFTNMGMGKASFITNESLFKYSLITAVVGASLNIAINYLLIPTMGSFGSIWASVISFTVSLMLMDLLFKDTRANFGWMMKAMFSFWKFHRAT
- a CDS encoding serine acetyltransferase, giving the protein MIMAASVWNIAQDWNANARNPKGKLVMLWFRTLHLLRQNTLTFILFLPLFLAYRVTVEWFLCIELPWKTRIGPGFRIDHGQALIVNDGTVFGADCTVRNSTTIGNRKLKDGTYSRSPRFGDRVDIGANAVIIGPITIGDDVAIGAGAVVLKDVPAQHIAVGNPARILPRPINSAQGAA
- a CDS encoding polysaccharide biosynthesis tyrosine autokinase; amino-acid sequence: MSKEAVGDSIDLKAIFGKLLKVWWLFVITVGLAVAAAYAKYKTTPKSYLVGASIMLSEKSRSAFGSSNEEFLKGTGYLRNSADIEDQIAVLRSQTMLRKTLTNLKDKPFGISYLSKKNYLTRELYDYPPFTVVLDSSVKQVTGLPVHVKVDEAGKKFTVNVKGKNVPLYDPKTGTGVDDFRALMDWEKQFSFGDTVKEDNLAFRITFAENYPYDPKADYFFFINSLEGLVDSYGQRLGTESMGEKSNIVVLSIVGEAITKEKDFLNSLMATYIKHEQDKQNFKGERTVKFIEKQLDASSAQLDAAKSAMVNAETAAGGTGSSDALLTALVGQKADLENRLNRINIQIDYLNRIVSTMSNPDANNVASSADVDDASFASLIEQYNRDVTDLVQKLAVDKTGTAPPTIALKRKVRNIREQIVGSANNLLARMQFEKNSVSGQLSSVRGTIYSRPGAAAEAEAERSKYKLNESINNYLMEKMFEARIAINSDQVDKTVVDYARAAVGGPVAPDKKTLFGGALLLGLLIPIGFVLVRDFLNDTIGDQDELKRLSPIPLLATIPESKRKRITPDEPKSLLAEAFRTARINLQYLNADAARQVVGFTSSSSGEGKTFCALNLATVMALSGKRTIIIDADMRRPRVQESLELQDGHGLSNYLIGETALDHIIRRTDINGLDVITAGPIPPNPLELVESAHMADLFKQLRNRYDQVIVDASPMGLVSEFVILTRHIDVTLYVVRQGKTHRKDLRLVNEMYAAGKLGRIDLLFNDVDKSGTSGYGYYVK